In one window of Gudongella oleilytica DNA:
- the dnaJ gene encoding molecular chaperone DnaJ: MRDYYDILEVSKDAGQDEIKKAYRRLAKKYHPDLNPNDPEAEQKFKEVNSAYEILSDEEKRSRYDRFGHAGVDPQASGGAGFGGFGDIFDDIFDIFGGGFSRGSASRRSGPVRGGDVKQSIVIEFKEAVFGVEKEIQTRRFETCSTCEGSGAKPGTEKKTCSKCHGSGEVRYAQRTPFGQFMQVGTCDQCGGSGHVIDEPCETCKGSGKEIKTRKINVKIPAGVDSDSIISVRGEGHHGEKGGPPGDLHIYVTVKEDPVFKREGNDVFVTIPISYTQAVLGTEIKVPILDGYQDYTIPEGTQPGTIFRLKNQGVPNVRGLGRGDLFLTVDVTIPKDLNDKQRELLIQFSKEMGEQYSSPPKKKFFDKVKDVLK, translated from the coding sequence GTGAGGGATTACTATGATATCCTTGAGGTGAGCAAGGATGCAGGACAAGATGAAATTAAAAAAGCCTACAGAAGACTGGCAAAGAAGTATCACCCCGACCTCAATCCCAATGATCCAGAGGCTGAGCAAAAATTCAAAGAGGTCAATTCAGCTTATGAAATTCTGAGTGATGAGGAAAAAAGATCCAGATATGACAGGTTTGGACATGCAGGAGTTGATCCTCAGGCATCAGGTGGAGCTGGCTTTGGAGGATTTGGAGATATATTTGACGATATATTCGACATATTTGGAGGAGGATTTTCAAGAGGTTCAGCTTCGAGACGATCAGGCCCGGTGAGGGGTGGAGATGTAAAACAAAGCATTGTCATAGAGTTTAAGGAGGCTGTGTTTGGAGTCGAGAAGGAGATCCAGACCAGAAGATTTGAGACCTGCTCTACCTGTGAGGGTTCGGGGGCAAAGCCGGGAACTGAAAAAAAGACCTGTAGCAAATGCCATGGATCAGGAGAAGTAAGGTATGCACAAAGGACTCCTTTTGGACAATTTATGCAGGTAGGCACCTGTGATCAGTGCGGAGGATCGGGTCATGTTATCGATGAGCCCTGCGAGACCTGTAAAGGAAGCGGGAAGGAAATCAAAACAAGAAAGATAAATGTTAAGATCCCTGCTGGAGTTGACAGTGATTCAATAATCTCAGTACGTGGAGAAGGCCACCATGGTGAAAAGGGTGGGCCACCTGGAGATCTTCACATCTATGTTACAGTAAAAGAAGATCCGGTATTTAAACGTGAAGGCAACGATGTGTTCGTTACAATCCCAATATCCTACACTCAGGCAGTTCTGGGAACGGAAATCAAGGTTCCGATCCTGGATGGGTATCAGGATTATACTATTCCCGAAGGCACTCAGCCCGGGACTATCTTCAGGCTTAAAAATCAGGGAGTACCAAACGTCAGAGGTCTTGGAAGGGGAGATCTTTTCCTGACAGTTGATGTAACCATTCCAAAAGATCTTAACGACAAGCAAAGGGAGCTTTTGATCCAATTTTCAAAAGAAATGGGTGAGCAGTACAGTTCTCCGCCTAAGAAGAAGTTTTTTGACAAAGTAAAGGATGTATTAAAGTAA
- a CDS encoding RsmE family RNA methyltransferase → MHRFFISKEEIIDDKAIVKGQDARHIRDVIRLKEGEMIQLVTESQVMLCILDEVSREKVSARIVEKMGKLNEPPIKLTLFQGLPKAAKMETILQKCTEVGVSSFYPVATERSVVKIKEVSKESKKLDRWSTIIEEASKQSMRDSIPKLGRILSFSEMLSFVKDKKVLVPYELERTNTLRGFIEDAKGSEEICIIIGPEGGFEEDEIMELKKAGAHTVTLGRRILRTETAGLVVASILLYELGDLGVIQ, encoded by the coding sequence GTGCATAGATTTTTTATTTCCAAAGAAGAAATCATTGATGATAAAGCCATTGTAAAAGGACAGGACGCAAGACATATAAGAGATGTAATCAGGCTCAAAGAGGGTGAGATGATTCAACTGGTCACTGAAAGTCAGGTAATGCTTTGTATTCTTGATGAGGTATCCAGGGAGAAGGTATCCGCTCGAATAGTAGAAAAGATGGGCAAGCTCAATGAACCTCCTATTAAGCTGACCCTATTCCAGGGACTTCCAAAAGCAGCAAAGATGGAGACTATACTCCAAAAGTGCACTGAGGTTGGAGTAAGCTCATTTTATCCTGTTGCCACTGAAAGAAGTGTCGTTAAGATCAAGGAGGTTTCTAAGGAGTCGAAGAAGCTGGATAGATGGAGTACGATAATTGAGGAAGCATCTAAGCAGTCTATGAGGGATTCTATACCAAAATTAGGCAGAATTCTTAGTTTCAGCGAAATGCTAAGCTTTGTGAAAGACAAGAAGGTCCTTGTTCCCTATGAACTGGAGAGAACAAATACTCTCAGAGGTTTTATCGAGGACGCTAAGGGTAGTGAAGAAATCTGCATTATAATTGGTCCTGAAGGCGGCTTTGAGGAAGATGAGATAATGGAGTTGAAAAAAGCCGGTGCCCATACTGTAACCCTGGGAAGAAGGATACTTCGAACGGAAACTGCGGGCTTGGTTGTTGCGAGCATTTTACTTTATGAGCTTGGGGATTTAGGAGTGATTCAATGA
- the mtaB gene encoding tRNA (N(6)-L-threonylcarbamoyladenosine(37)-C(2))-methylthiotransferase MtaB — translation MKKVAFHTLGCKVNQYETEAMEELFNKNGYEIVEEDSLADVYVINTCTVTNLSDRKSRQFIRKSKKLNPDSVVAVVGCYSQVSPDEVQEIEGVDVVIGTSERDMVVELCERASTNKEKINIVRPVKTYKSFEKIRIEEIKSRTRAFLKIQDGCNQFCSYCIIPYARGPIRSREYEDIEEEAMRLAEAGFKEIVLTGIHVASYGKDLKKGSLSDVISKISRIEGIERIRLSSVEPGLIDKDFMKSIVESGKVCDHFHLSLQSGSDSVLKRMNRRYDTQEFREKAELIRNYMPDAGLTTDIIVGFPGETEEEFSETMSFVEEIGFSRIHVFKYSPRKGTPAAIMKDQVQGDIKNRRSEQLIGLGAKLAARFHREFDGKTMSVLYEDGNSGKGFYEGYTTNYIRVKTPSQTDLIGDIIRTRTLIGDDLTMEGTLL, via the coding sequence ATGAAAAAAGTAGCATTTCATACACTTGGCTGTAAGGTCAATCAGTATGAAACAGAAGCGATGGAAGAACTGTTCAACAAGAATGGGTATGAGATTGTTGAAGAGGATTCATTAGCAGATGTTTATGTTATAAATACGTGTACAGTTACAAACCTGTCTGACAGAAAATCAAGACAATTCATTAGAAAATCCAAAAAGCTTAACCCCGATTCAGTGGTTGCTGTGGTAGGTTGCTACTCACAGGTTTCTCCGGACGAGGTACAAGAAATTGAAGGTGTAGATGTTGTGATCGGAACGAGCGAACGTGATATGGTCGTGGAGCTATGCGAAAGGGCATCAACAAATAAAGAGAAAATCAACATCGTAAGACCTGTTAAGACATATAAATCATTTGAAAAGATACGTATTGAGGAGATCAAATCAAGAACAAGGGCTTTCCTGAAGATACAGGATGGCTGTAACCAATTTTGCAGCTATTGCATTATACCATATGCAAGAGGACCTATAAGAAGCAGAGAATATGAAGATATCGAAGAAGAGGCAATGAGGCTCGCTGAGGCTGGTTTCAAGGAGATCGTTCTTACGGGTATCCATGTTGCCTCCTATGGCAAAGACTTAAAGAAGGGATCCTTAAGCGACGTTATTTCAAAGATAAGCAGAATTGAAGGAATAGAGAGGATACGCTTAAGTTCTGTAGAGCCTGGATTGATCGATAAGGACTTTATGAAAAGCATAGTTGAAAGTGGAAAGGTATGTGACCATTTTCACCTGTCACTGCAAAGTGGCTCTGATTCAGTTCTCAAAAGGATGAATAGACGCTACGACACGCAAGAATTCAGGGAAAAGGCAGAACTGATAAGAAACTACATGCCTGATGCAGGCTTGACTACTGATATTATAGTTGGATTCCCTGGTGAAACTGAAGAGGAATTTTCAGAAACAATGAGTTTTGTGGAAGAAATTGGGTTTTCCAGGATACATGTTTTCAAGTATTCACCAAGAAAGGGGACGCCTGCAGCGATCATGAAGGATCAGGTGCAGGGCGATATAAAAAACAGGAGAAGCGAGCAGCTTATCGGTTTAGGTGCCAAGCTTGCTGCCAGATTCCACAGGGAATTCGATGGCAAAACAATGTCAGTGCTCTATGAGGATGGGAATAGTGGTAAAGGGTTTTATGAAGGCTATACAACTAATTACATCAGAGTAAAAACTCCTTCACAAACAGACCTGATTGGTGATATTATTAGAACAAGGACACTGATAGGTGATGATTTGACTATGGAGGGAACTCTTCTTTAA
- a CDS encoding histidine triad nucleotide-binding protein — MDCLFCSIASKDIPSQLIYEDELVMAFRDINPQAPVHFLVVPKLHIHSLDQVNEAHDGLIAHIMRLIPSLASEQGIVNGYRVVNNCGSDGGQTVGHIHFHVLGGREMLWPPG, encoded by the coding sequence ATGGATTGCTTGTTTTGCAGCATAGCAAGTAAGGATATACCCAGTCAGTTGATATATGAGGATGAATTAGTAATGGCCTTCAGGGATATAAATCCCCAGGCCCCAGTGCATTTTCTTGTCGTTCCCAAGCTTCACATCCATTCACTTGACCAGGTAAATGAAGCTCATGATGGGCTGATAGCACATATCATGAGACTTATTCCGAGCCTTGCATCCGAACAGGGAATTGTGAACGGCTACAGAGTTGTAAACAACTGCGGAAGCGACGGAGGTCAGACTGTGGGACACATTCATTTCCATGTCCTGGGTGGAAGAGAAATGTTGTGGCCACCCGGTTAA
- the grpE gene encoding nucleotide exchange factor GrpE, whose amino-acid sequence MTDKEFETNETELSNEENTNEGNTDEEKADEEKAEYTEEMGEEVKKKDFEALLEIKENEIADLENKLARLQADFQNYKKRSDREREQSVSYGVEAVILDLLPVVDNFQRAILTCEDKTNGFYQGVEMIEKQLLDLLSSNSVQEIPALGEKFDPNLHHAVSVVESDIDSETVIEVLQKGYIFKDKVIRPAMVIVSK is encoded by the coding sequence ATGACGGATAAAGAGTTTGAAACTAATGAAACAGAGCTATCCAATGAGGAAAATACCAATGAGGGAAATACCGATGAGGAAAAAGCCGATGAGGAAAAAGCCGAATATACTGAAGAAATGGGGGAGGAAGTGAAAAAGAAAGACTTTGAAGCGCTTCTCGAGATAAAGGAAAACGAGATTGCCGACCTGGAAAATAAGCTTGCCAGACTTCAAGCTGATTTTCAAAACTATAAGAAAAGGTCAGACAGGGAAAGAGAACAGTCTGTAAGCTATGGAGTGGAAGCGGTCATATTAGATTTACTTCCGGTAGTTGATAACTTTCAAAGGGCAATTTTAACCTGTGAAGATAAAACCAACGGATTCTATCAGGGAGTCGAAATGATAGAAAAGCAGCTCCTGGATTTGCTCTCAAGCAATTCCGTACAGGAGATCCCTGCGCTTGGTGAAAAGTTTGACCCGAATCTTCACCATGCGGTCTCAGTTGTGGAATCTGACATTGATTCCGAAACAGTGATTGAGGTACTTCAGAAGGGCTATATTTTTAAGGACAAGGTAATCAGACCAGCGATGGTAATCGTATCTAAATAA
- the hemW gene encoding radical SAM family heme chaperone HemW — protein sequence MENAGIYIHIPFCLSKCSYCDFTSVPLNDTVGRYVSSLLKELQIKAHILRDYNIDTIFIGGGTPSAIESEHIGNIIKTVYDCFAVAKNAEITIEVNPGTVDKYKAESYNYLGINRISMGIQSFDDRLLGCLGRAHTGENAINTVKILKDSGFNNINGDFIFGQPGQTLESFLNDLKTASELGLSHISMYGLIIEDGTLMKRWLDEGFVKLPDEDLEREMYHQGIRLLSMEKYHQYEISNLSREGMECRHNIGYWRLKPYIGAGLSAHSNIGSKRFWNTSSFAEYFKKIEGCEMPVEDEENLDSETRASEYIILGLRMNEGIDYVEFENRFGFDAKKRFGAVIDKHRRGGLLTKSNTHLRLTKRGMDLSNIVEIDFLP from the coding sequence ATGGAAAATGCCGGCATCTATATACACATTCCCTTTTGCTTAAGTAAGTGCAGCTACTGTGATTTTACATCAGTACCATTGAATGATACCGTGGGGAGATATGTTTCATCTTTACTGAAGGAGCTGCAAATTAAAGCTCATATCCTTAGAGACTATAATATTGATACCATATTCATAGGAGGGGGAACACCTTCAGCTATAGAATCTGAGCACATAGGCAATATAATAAAAACAGTCTATGATTGCTTTGCTGTGGCAAAAAATGCAGAAATAACCATAGAGGTCAACCCGGGCACGGTAGATAAATACAAAGCTGAATCCTATAATTACTTAGGGATAAATAGAATAAGCATGGGAATACAAAGTTTTGATGATCGCTTACTGGGTTGTCTTGGAAGGGCCCATACAGGAGAGAATGCGATTAACACAGTAAAGATACTGAAGGATTCGGGATTCAATAATATAAATGGAGATTTTATATTTGGACAACCAGGTCAAACGCTTGAATCATTCCTCAATGACCTTAAGACAGCTTCAGAACTTGGCTTATCCCACATTTCAATGTACGGCCTGATAATTGAGGATGGTACCTTGATGAAAAGGTGGCTTGATGAGGGTTTCGTAAAACTACCGGACGAAGACCTTGAAAGAGAGATGTATCACCAAGGGATAAGACTGCTTTCAATGGAAAAGTATCACCAGTACGAGATATCGAATCTCTCAAGGGAAGGAATGGAGTGCAGGCATAATATCGGTTACTGGAGGCTTAAGCCCTACATCGGAGCAGGATTGTCAGCCCATTCAAACATAGGGTCAAAGAGATTTTGGAACACTTCGAGCTTTGCAGAGTACTTTAAAAAGATTGAAGGGTGTGAAATGCCTGTGGAGGACGAGGAAAACCTTGATTCTGAAACAAGAGCTTCAGAGTACATAATCCTGGGGCTTAGAATGAATGAGGGAATTGATTATGTTGAGTTCGAGAATAGATTTGGCTTTGATGCGAAGAAAAGATTCGGGGCAGTTATAGATAAGCATAGGAGAGGAGGACTTCTGACCAAATCCAATACACATCTAAGACTTACCAAAAGGGGGATGGACCTTAGTAATATTGTGGAAATCGATTTTCTGCCATAG
- the prmA gene encoding 50S ribosomal protein L11 methyltransferase, with product MNWIEVKIKTKQENEDIVSHILYENGANGLAIEDPRDITALSKREEDWDFIDPQLIKIDEEGIVLKAYFSEEEDIAAITGKIIELIEAQGLGEILLSEVDESDWAENWKKYYKTTRIGKSIVIKPSWETFEPEAGDIVIQLDPGMAFGTGSHETTAMCTEALERYVSPGTTVFDVGCGSGILSVVAAKLGAERVLGIDLDPMCVKISKENFQINQVEDKAEAIHGNLLDMVDEKADIIVANIIAEIVAGLVPQLKSFLKDNGLIIASGIIDEKLHLVEDALVKSGYSILDSRSLNGWCAVVAKR from the coding sequence TTGAATTGGATAGAGGTCAAAATAAAAACAAAACAGGAAAATGAAGATATAGTAAGTCATATTCTTTACGAAAATGGGGCAAATGGACTGGCTATAGAGGACCCGCGGGATATAACAGCACTTTCGAAAAGGGAAGAGGATTGGGATTTTATTGACCCACAGCTCATAAAAATTGATGAAGAAGGGATAGTACTTAAGGCTTATTTTTCAGAGGAAGAGGACATTGCAGCAATAACCGGGAAAATAATTGAACTGATCGAAGCTCAAGGATTGGGAGAAATCCTTCTGTCTGAGGTGGATGAGAGTGATTGGGCTGAGAATTGGAAGAAATATTACAAGACAACCAGGATCGGTAAGAGCATAGTTATTAAGCCAAGCTGGGAAACATTTGAACCTGAAGCCGGTGATATCGTCATACAGCTTGATCCGGGTATGGCCTTTGGAACAGGCTCTCATGAGACAACTGCAATGTGCACAGAGGCTCTCGAGAGGTATGTTAGCCCTGGGACAACTGTTTTTGACGTAGGTTGTGGCAGCGGGATATTGTCAGTAGTTGCAGCAAAGCTTGGTGCAGAAAGAGTTCTTGGAATCGATCTGGATCCAATGTGCGTTAAGATCAGTAAAGAAAACTTTCAAATAAACCAAGTGGAGGACAAGGCGGAGGCTATCCACGGTAATCTGCTGGACATGGTGGATGAGAAAGCTGATATAATTGTAGCAAACATAATAGCTGAGATTGTCGCAGGACTTGTACCTCAACTAAAAAGCTTCCTGAAGGATAACGGGCTCATAATAGCATCTGGGATAATCGACGAAAAGCTTCATTTAGTCGAAGATGCCCTGGTCAAGTCAGGGTATTCCATACTGGATTCGAGGAGCCTCAACGGTTGGTGTGCTGTTGTTGCAAAGAGGTGA
- the dnaK gene encoding molecular chaperone DnaK, translating to MGKIIGIDLGTTNSAVAVMEGGEAIIIPNIEGNRTTPSIVAFTKDGERLVGETAKRQAITNPERTIQSIKRQMGSDHKVNIDGKSYSPEEISAMILQKIKADAESYLGETVTDAVITVPAYFTDSQRQATKDAGKIAGLNVKRIINEPTAAALAYGLDKEHGQHKIMVFDLGGGTFDVSILELGDGVFEVLATRGNNHLGGDDFDERLIDYIAEQFKRESGVDLKADRMALQRLKEAAEKAKKELSTTKSSNINLPFITATSAGPLHLNMDITRAKFDELTADLVAKTIEPVKQALQDAGITASDVEKVLLVGGSTRIPAVQDAVRKLIGKEPQKDINPDESVAIGAAIQGGVLSGEVKDLLLLDVTPLSLGIETLGGVTTRLIERNTTIPTKKSQVFTTAADSQTSVDIHVLQGERQMAADNVTLGKFQLTGIPPAPRGIPQIEVTFDIDANGIVNVSAKDLGTGKEQRITITASTKLSEDEINQKIKEAERYAEEDKKKKENIELRNNGDSIVYQTEKTLKDLEGKISDAEKGKVVEKLDSLKKALEGDDYELIKTKTDELTHEFHAISQKLYEQAQGQTQSPEGGSSNEDVVDADYEVVDEE from the coding sequence ATGGGAAAAATAATAGGAATCGACTTAGGTACCACCAACTCAGCAGTTGCCGTTATGGAGGGTGGAGAGGCAATAATAATTCCTAATATAGAGGGTAACAGAACAACGCCTTCCATAGTTGCTTTCACAAAAGATGGGGAAAGATTGGTAGGTGAAACTGCCAAGAGACAAGCAATCACTAATCCTGAAAGAACGATCCAATCGATCAAAAGACAAATGGGAAGTGACCACAAGGTAAATATAGACGGCAAGAGTTATAGCCCTGAAGAGATTTCAGCTATGATACTTCAAAAGATCAAAGCTGACGCAGAAAGCTATTTGGGTGAAACTGTTACAGATGCCGTAATCACTGTTCCAGCTTACTTTACTGACAGTCAGAGACAGGCAACAAAGGATGCAGGCAAAATTGCAGGCCTGAATGTAAAAAGGATAATCAACGAGCCTACTGCAGCAGCACTGGCATATGGACTTGACAAGGAGCATGGTCAACACAAGATAATGGTATTTGACCTTGGAGGCGGAACCTTCGACGTTTCCATACTTGAGCTTGGGGATGGTGTATTTGAGGTATTGGCTACAAGAGGAAACAACCACCTCGGCGGGGACGACTTCGACGAAAGGCTGATCGATTATATAGCAGAGCAGTTTAAAAGAGAAAGTGGAGTGGATCTTAAGGCCGACAGGATGGCACTGCAGAGGCTCAAGGAAGCTGCTGAAAAAGCGAAGAAGGAGCTTTCTACAACAAAATCATCAAATATAAATCTTCCATTCATCACAGCCACCAGTGCAGGACCTTTGCACCTTAATATGGACATAACAAGAGCTAAATTTGATGAACTAACAGCAGATCTGGTTGCAAAGACAATCGAGCCAGTGAAACAGGCTCTCCAGGATGCTGGAATTACCGCTTCTGACGTAGAAAAGGTTCTTCTTGTAGGTGGATCAACAAGGATACCCGCTGTACAGGACGCAGTTAGAAAGCTTATAGGCAAGGAGCCTCAAAAAGACATAAATCCGGATGAAAGCGTTGCAATAGGGGCTGCAATCCAAGGTGGAGTTTTAAGTGGAGAAGTCAAGGATCTTCTGTTGTTGGACGTAACTCCGCTTTCTCTGGGAATCGAGACTCTGGGTGGAGTAACCACAAGGCTTATCGAGAGAAACACAACGATACCCACAAAAAAATCACAGGTGTTTACTACCGCAGCTGACAGTCAGACATCAGTAGATATTCATGTTCTGCAGGGAGAGAGACAAATGGCAGCTGATAACGTGACCTTGGGGAAATTCCAGCTTACAGGCATCCCACCGGCACCAAGAGGTATACCTCAGATCGAAGTTACCTTTGACATAGACGCAAACGGTATAGTTAACGTCAGCGCTAAGGATCTTGGAACAGGAAAAGAACAAAGGATCACTATAACTGCTTCAACCAAGCTGTCAGAGGATGAGATAAATCAAAAGATAAAAGAAGCAGAGAGATACGCAGAAGAAGACAAGAAGAAAAAAGAGAACATCGAATTAAGAAATAATGGCGATTCAATCGTATATCAGACCGAAAAGACATTAAAGGATCTCGAAGGTAAGATTTCCGATGCAGAAAAGGGCAAAGTAGTTGAAAAACTGGACTCACTTAAGAAAGCACTTGAGGGAGACGATTATGAGCTGATAAAGACCAAAACTGATGAACTGACACACGAATTCCATGCAATTTCACAAAAACTGTACGAGCAGGCGCAGGGTCAAACGCAGTCACCTGAAGGTGGAAGCTCCAATGAAGATGTTGTTGATGCTGATTATGAGGTAGTTGACGAGGAATAA
- the hrcA gene encoding heat-inducible transcriptional repressor HrcA, with protein sequence MLDERKFKVLYAIIDSYISSAEPIGSRTISKYYDLGVSPATIRNEMSDLEELGFLNKTHTSSGRVPSDKAYRLYVDSLIRQNDVDLDKKWKTEIRKALVKESKEMDQLIQNAARILSRITRYTSLAISPQLKETKIKHIQLLPIGETQILLILVNESGVVKNAVFKLTKSIPEHQISEISNILNDRLKNRTFHAINRELAIEIFDEFRQYKEELQRLLPFIGKSVDHIETTDLYADGLTQLLNYPEYKDIDKVRSIISTIEDKDKLIEIMAESALSSDIDVRIGQENVYAPLKDCSIITTTYKLNGETIGRIGIIGPTRMDYAKLIATLKIFSDNISEILNNHNTTGKR encoded by the coding sequence ATGTTGGATGAACGAAAATTTAAAGTACTTTACGCAATAATTGACAGCTATATTTCATCAGCTGAGCCAATAGGCTCCAGGACGATTTCCAAATACTATGATTTGGGGGTAAGCCCGGCAACCATCAGAAATGAAATGAGCGACCTTGAAGAACTCGGATTTCTTAATAAAACTCATACATCTTCCGGAAGAGTTCCTTCTGATAAGGCATATAGACTGTATGTTGATTCCCTTATCCGACAAAATGACGTTGACCTTGATAAGAAATGGAAGACAGAAATCAGGAAAGCCCTGGTAAAGGAAAGCAAAGAGATGGATCAATTGATCCAGAATGCTGCCAGAATTTTGTCAAGAATCACAAGATATACATCTTTGGCCATATCTCCACAGCTAAAAGAAACCAAAATAAAGCACATCCAGCTATTGCCAATCGGTGAAACTCAAATCCTGTTGATACTGGTGAACGAGTCGGGAGTAGTCAAAAATGCAGTTTTTAAACTCACCAAGAGTATCCCGGAACATCAAATATCTGAAATCTCAAATATCCTCAATGACAGGCTTAAGAACAGGACATTCCATGCAATAAACAGAGAACTTGCAATTGAAATATTCGATGAGTTTAGACAATACAAGGAGGAGCTTCAGAGGTTGCTGCCGTTCATTGGCAAATCAGTTGATCACATAGAGACCACCGATCTATATGCAGATGGTCTGACTCAACTGTTGAACTATCCTGAGTACAAGGATATAGATAAAGTAAGGTCGATTATTTCAACAATCGAGGATAAGGATAAGCTTATTGAGATTATGGCCGAGAGTGCTTTATCCAGCGACATAGATGTGAGAATAGGGCAAGAAAATGTATATGCTCCACTCAAGGATTGCAGCATAATAACTACGACTTATAAGCTTAATGGCGAAACAATCGGGAGAATCGGAATAATAGGTCCTACACGGATGGATTATGCTAAGCTGATTGCTACACTTAAGATATTCTCAGATAATATTTCTGAGATTTTAAACAATCACAACACAACAGGCAAGAGGTGA